One genomic segment of Tursiops truncatus isolate mTurTru1 chromosome 11, mTurTru1.mat.Y, whole genome shotgun sequence includes these proteins:
- the NANOG gene encoding homeobox protein NANOG isoform X1, with product MSVDPACPQSLRGPEASNSRESSPVPEIYGPEENYVSLQMSSAETHDMETVSPLPSFSMDVLIQDSPDSSTSPRVKLLATAADKSTEKKEEKVLVKKQKTRTVFSQTQLCVLNDRFQRQKYLSLQQMQELSNILNLSYKQVKTWFQNQRMKCKRWQKNNWPRNSNIVTQGPATTEYPGFYSYHQGCLVNSSGNLPMWGNQTWNNPTWSNQSWNSQSWNNQSWNSQTWCPQAWNNQTWNNQFNNYVEEFLQPQIQYQQSSPVSDLEATLETAGEGYNIIQQTAKYFNSQQQIMDLFPNYSLNIQPEDL from the exons ATGAGTGTGGACCCAGCTTGTCCCCAAAGCCTGCGTGGCCCCGAAGCATCCAATTCTAGGGAATCTTCACCAGTGCCTGAGATTTATGGGCCTGAAGAAAATTATGTGTCCTTGCAAATGTCATCTGCTGAGACCCACGACATGGAGACTG tctctcctcttccttccttctccatggATGTGCTTATTCAGGACAGTCCTGATTCTTCCACAAGCCCCAGAGTAAAACTACTGGCCACGGCTGCAGACAAGAgcacagagaagaaggaagagaaggtccTGGTCAAGAAGCAGAAGACCAGAACCGTGTTCTCTCAGACGCAGCTGTGTGTGCTCAATGACAGATTTCAGAGGCAGAAATACCTCAGCCTCCAGCAAATGCAAGAACTTTCCAACATCCTGAACCTTAGCTACAAACAG GTTAAGACCTGGTTCCAGAACCAGAGAATGAAATGTAAGAGGTGGCAGAAAAACAACTGGCCCAGGAATAGCAACATTGTGACTCAG GGCCCAGCAACTACAGAATACCCGGGCTTCTATTCGTACCACCAAGGATGCTTGGTGAACTCTTCCGGAAACCTGCCCATGTGGGGTAACCAGACCTGGAATAACCCAACTTGGAGCAACCAGAGCTGGAACAGTCAGTCCTGGAACAACCAGAGCTGGAACAGTCAGACCTGGTGCCCCCAAGCCTGGAATAACCAGACCTGGAACAATCAATTCAACAACTATGTTGAGGAATTCCTGCAGCCCCAGATCCAGTACCAGCAAAGTTCTCCTGTCAGTGATCTGGAGGCCACCTTGGAAACTGCCGGGGAAGGCTATAACATAATACAGCAAACTGCTAAGTATTTCAATTCCCAACAGCAAATCATGGATTTATTCCCAAATTACTCTCTGAACATACAGCCTGAAGATTTGTAA
- the NANOG gene encoding homeobox protein NANOG isoform X2: protein MSVDPACPQSLRGPEASNSRESSPVPEIYGPEENYVSLQMSSAETHDMETVSPLPSFSMDVLIQDSPDSSTSPRVKLLATAADKSTEKKEEKVLVKKQKTRTVFSQTQLCVLNDRFQRQKYLSLQQMQELSNILNLSYKQVKTWFQNQRMKCKRWQKNNWPRNSNIVTQGCLVNSSGNLPMWGNQTWNNPTWSNQSWNSQSWNNQSWNSQTWCPQAWNNQTWNNQFNNYVEEFLQPQIQYQQSSPVSDLEATLETAGEGYNIIQQTAKYFNSQQQIMDLFPNYSLNIQPEDL from the exons ATGAGTGTGGACCCAGCTTGTCCCCAAAGCCTGCGTGGCCCCGAAGCATCCAATTCTAGGGAATCTTCACCAGTGCCTGAGATTTATGGGCCTGAAGAAAATTATGTGTCCTTGCAAATGTCATCTGCTGAGACCCACGACATGGAGACTG tctctcctcttccttccttctccatggATGTGCTTATTCAGGACAGTCCTGATTCTTCCACAAGCCCCAGAGTAAAACTACTGGCCACGGCTGCAGACAAGAgcacagagaagaaggaagagaaggtccTGGTCAAGAAGCAGAAGACCAGAACCGTGTTCTCTCAGACGCAGCTGTGTGTGCTCAATGACAGATTTCAGAGGCAGAAATACCTCAGCCTCCAGCAAATGCAAGAACTTTCCAACATCCTGAACCTTAGCTACAAACAG GTTAAGACCTGGTTCCAGAACCAGAGAATGAAATGTAAGAGGTGGCAGAAAAACAACTGGCCCAGGAATAGCAACATTGTGAC CCAAGGATGCTTGGTGAACTCTTCCGGAAACCTGCCCATGTGGGGTAACCAGACCTGGAATAACCCAACTTGGAGCAACCAGAGCTGGAACAGTCAGTCCTGGAACAACCAGAGCTGGAACAGTCAGACCTGGTGCCCCCAAGCCTGGAATAACCAGACCTGGAACAATCAATTCAACAACTATGTTGAGGAATTCCTGCAGCCCCAGATCCAGTACCAGCAAAGTTCTCCTGTCAGTGATCTGGAGGCCACCTTGGAAACTGCCGGGGAAGGCTATAACATAATACAGCAAACTGCTAAGTATTTCAATTCCCAACAGCAAATCATGGATTTATTCCCAAATTACTCTCTGAACATACAGCCTGAAGATTTGTAA